Proteins encoded together in one Mastomys coucha isolate ucsf_1 unplaced genomic scaffold, UCSF_Mcou_1 pScaffold16, whole genome shotgun sequence window:
- the Adam15 gene encoding disintegrin and metalloproteinase domain-containing protein 15 isoform X2, protein MRLALLWALGLLGAGSPRPSPPLPNIGGTEEEQSTSPEGPVSGSLESRVVQDSPPMSLAEVLQTGLPEALRIALELDGESYILELLQNRDLVPGRPTLVWYQPDGTRMVSEGYSLENCCYGGRVQGHPSSWVSLCACSGIRGLVVLSPERGYTLELGPGDLQRPLISRIQDLLLPGHTCAPSWHAFVPTQAGPDLLLEQHHNHRLKRDVVTETKIVELVIVADNSEVRKYPDFQQLLNRTLEAALLLDMFFQPLNVRVTLVGLEAWTQHDLIEMSSNPAVLLDNFLRWRQTDLLPRLPHDSAQLVTVTSFSGPMVGMAIQNSICSADFSGGVNMDHSTSILGVASSIAHELGHSLGLDHDSPGHSCPCPGPAPAKSCIMEASTDFLPGLNFSNCSRQALEKALLDGMGSCLFERLPRLVPMSSMCGNMFVDPGEQCDCGFPDECTDPCCDSYTCQLRPGAQCASDGPCCQNCKLHPAGWQCRPPTDDCDLPEFCPGDSSQCPPDIRLGDGEPCASGEAVCMHGRCASYARQCQSLWGPGAQPAAPLCLQTANTRGNAFGSCGRSPSGSYVPCAPRDAICGQLQCQWGRSQPLLGSVQDRLTEILEANGTQLNCSWVDLDLGNDVAQPLLALPGTACGPGLVCMGHRCQPVDLLGAQECRSKCHGHGVCDSSGHCHCEEGWAPPDCMTQLKATSSLTTGLLLSLLLLLVLVLLGASYWHRARLHQRLCQLKGSSCQYRAAQSGPPERPGPPQRAQQMPGTKQASVVSFPVPPSRPLPPNPVPKKLQAALADRSNPPTRPLPADPVVRRPKGRHPPGDLPGPGDGSLQLVVPSRPAPPPPAASSLYL, encoded by the exons ATGCGGCTGGCGCTGCTCTGGGCTCTGGGACTCCTGGGCGCGGGCAGCCCTCGGCCCTCCCCGCCGCTGCCAAATATAG GAGGCACTGAGGAAGAGCAGTCAACCAGCCCAGAGGGGCCCGTGAGTGGATCCTTGGAGAGCCGGGTTGTTCAGGACAGCCCCCCAATGAGCCTAGCAGAAGTGCTTCAG ACTGGTTTACCTGAGGCCCTGAGGATTGCATTGGAGCTAGACGGTGAGAGCTATATCCTGGAGCTTCTACAGAATAG aGATCTAGTCCCTGGCCGCCCAACTCTGGTGTGGTACCAGCCTGATGGCACCCGAATGGTCAGTGAGGGATACAGTCTG GAAAACTGCTGCTACGGAGGACGAGTGCAGGGCCACCCCAGCTCCTGGGTCTCCCTCTGTGCCTGTTCTGGGATCAG GGGGCTGGTAGTCCTGTCCCCAGAGAGAGGCTATACACTGGAGCTTGGCCCTGGAGACCTTCAGCGTCCTCTCATTTCTCGGATCCAAGACCTCCTGTTGCCAGGCCACACCTGTGCCCCAAGCTGGCATGCCTTTGTGCCCACTCAAGCAGGACCAGACCTCCTTCTGGAACAGCATCACAATCACAGG CTTAAGCGGGATGTAGTAACAGAGACTAAAATTGTGGAGCTGGTGATTGTGGCTGATAATTCAGAG GTCAGGAAGTACCCTGACTTCCAACAACTGCTGAACCGAACACTAGAAGCAGCCCTCTTGCTAGACATG TTCTTCCAGCCCTTGAATGTCCGGGTAACACTTGTGGGCCTAGAGGCATGGACCCAGCACGACCTGATAGAAATGAGCTCCAACCCAGCTGTCCTGCTAGACAACTTCCTCCGCTGGCGCCAGACAGACTTGCTGCCTCGACTGCCCCATGATAGTGCCCAACTGGTGAC TGTTACTTCCTTCTCTGGGCCCATGGTGGGCATGGCCATTCAGAATTCCATCTGTTCCGCTGACTTCTCAGGAGGTGTGAATATG GACCACTCCACAAGTATCTTAGGAGTTGCCTCCTCGATTGCCCATGAGTTGGGCCACAGCCTGGGTCTAGACCATGATTCACCTGGGCACAGTTGTCCCTGTCCAGGTCCAGCCCCAGCCAAGAGCTGCATCATGGAGGCCTCCACAGA TTTCCTACCAGGTTTGAACTTCAGCAACTGCAGCCGACAGGCCCTGGAAAAAGCCCTCCTAGATGGAATGGGCAGCTGCCTTTTCGAACGGCTACCCAGACTGGTCCCTATGTCCTCTATGTGTGGAAATATGTTTGTGGACCCTGGAGAGCAGTGTGACTGTGGCTTCCCAGAT GAATGCACTGACCCTTGCTGTGACTCTTACACCTGCCAACTGAGGCCAGGAGCGCAGTGTGCATCTGACGGACCTTGTTGTCAAAACTGCAAG TTGCACCCAGCTGGTTGGCAGTGCCGTCCTCCCACAGACGATTGTGATTTGCCTGAGTTCTGCCCAGGAGATAGCTCTCAGTGCCCCCCTGACATCAGGCTTGGGGACGGTGAGCCTTGTGCTAGTGGAGAGGCTGTGTGTATGCACGGGCGCTGTGCCTCCTATGCCCGGCAGTGCCAGTCGCTTTGGGGACCTGGGGCCCAGCCTGCTGCACCTCTCTGCCTCCAAACAGCCAACACTCGGGGGAATGCCTTTGGGAGCTGTGGGCGCAGCCCCAGTGGTAGCTACGTGCCTTGCGCCCCTAG AGATGCCATTTGTGGGCAACTGCAGTGCCAGTGGGGTAGAAGCCAGCCTCTGCTGGGCTCAGTCCAAGACCGGCTCACGGAGATCCTGGAAGCCAATGGGACACAGTTAAACTGCAGCTGGGTGGACCTGGACCTGGGCAATGATGTGGCTCAGCCTCTCCTGGCTCTGCCTGGCACTGCCTGTGGCCCTGGCTTG GTGTGCATGGGCCATCGATGCCAGCCCGTGGATCTCCTGGGAGCACAGGAATGTCGAAGCAAATGCCATGGTCATGGG GTCTGTGACAGCAGCGGACACTGCCACTGTGAGGAGGGCTGGGCACCTCCTGACTGCATGACCCAGCTCAAAG CAACCAGCTCCCTGACCACGGGCCTGCTCCTCAGCCTCCTGCTGTTATTGGTCCTTGTACTACTTGGTGCCAGCTACTGGCACCGTGCCCGCCTGCATCAGCGGCTGTGCCAGCTCAAGGGATCCAGCTGCCAGTATAG GGCAGCCCAATCTGGTCCTCCTGAACGACCAGGACCTCCACAGAGGGCACAGCAGATGCCAGGCACTAAG cAAGCTAGTGTGGTCAGCTTTCCAGTGCCCCCCTCCAGGCCACTGCCACCTAACCCCGTGCCCAAGAAACTCCAG GCTGCGCTGGCTGACCGATCCAATCCCCCCACTCGCCCTCTGCCTGCTGACCCTGTGGTGAGGCGCCCAAAG GGCCGGCACCCACCAGGTGACCTGCCTGGCCCAGGAGATGGAAGCTTGCAGCTGGTTGTACCCTCCCG GCCAGCGCCACCACCCCCAGCAGCATCTTCGCTCTACCTCTGA
- the Adam15 gene encoding disintegrin and metalloproteinase domain-containing protein 15 isoform X6, which yields MRLALLWALGLLGAGSPRPSPPLPNIGGTEEEQSTSPEGPVSGSLESRVVQDSPPMSLAEVLQTGLPEALRIALELDGESYILELLQNRDLVPGRPTLVWYQPDGTRMVSEGYSLENCCYGGRVQGHPSSWVSLCACSGIRGLVVLSPERGYTLELGPGDLQRPLISRIQDLLLPGHTCAPSWHAFVPTQAGPDLLLEQHHNHRLKRDVVTETKIVELVIVADNSEVRKYPDFQQLLNRTLEAALLLDMFFQPLNVRVTLVGLEAWTQHDLIEMSSNPAVLLDNFLRWRQTDLLPRLPHDSAQLVTVTSFSGPMVGMAIQNSICSADFSGGVNMDHSTSILGVASSIAHELGHSLGLDHDSPGHSCPCPGPAPAKSCIMEASTDFLPGLNFSNCSRQALEKALLDGMGSCLFERLPRLVPMSSMCGNMFVDPGEQCDCGFPDECTDPCCDSYTCQLRPGAQCASDGPCCQNCKLHPAGWQCRPPTDDCDLPEFCPGDSSQCPPDIRLGDGEPCASGEAVCMHGRCASYARQCQSLWGPGAQPAAPLCLQTANTRGNAFGSCGRSPSGSYVPCAPRDAICGQLQCQWGRSQPLLGSVQDRLTEILEANGTQLNCSWVDLDLGNDVAQPLLALPGTACGPGLVCMGHRCQPVDLLGAQECRSKCHGHGVCDSSGHCHCEEGWAPPDCMTQLKATSSLTTGLLLSLLLLLVLVLLGASYWHRARLHQRLCQLKGSSCQYRLRWLTDPIPPLALCLLTLW from the exons ATGCGGCTGGCGCTGCTCTGGGCTCTGGGACTCCTGGGCGCGGGCAGCCCTCGGCCCTCCCCGCCGCTGCCAAATATAG GAGGCACTGAGGAAGAGCAGTCAACCAGCCCAGAGGGGCCCGTGAGTGGATCCTTGGAGAGCCGGGTTGTTCAGGACAGCCCCCCAATGAGCCTAGCAGAAGTGCTTCAG ACTGGTTTACCTGAGGCCCTGAGGATTGCATTGGAGCTAGACGGTGAGAGCTATATCCTGGAGCTTCTACAGAATAG aGATCTAGTCCCTGGCCGCCCAACTCTGGTGTGGTACCAGCCTGATGGCACCCGAATGGTCAGTGAGGGATACAGTCTG GAAAACTGCTGCTACGGAGGACGAGTGCAGGGCCACCCCAGCTCCTGGGTCTCCCTCTGTGCCTGTTCTGGGATCAG GGGGCTGGTAGTCCTGTCCCCAGAGAGAGGCTATACACTGGAGCTTGGCCCTGGAGACCTTCAGCGTCCTCTCATTTCTCGGATCCAAGACCTCCTGTTGCCAGGCCACACCTGTGCCCCAAGCTGGCATGCCTTTGTGCCCACTCAAGCAGGACCAGACCTCCTTCTGGAACAGCATCACAATCACAGG CTTAAGCGGGATGTAGTAACAGAGACTAAAATTGTGGAGCTGGTGATTGTGGCTGATAATTCAGAG GTCAGGAAGTACCCTGACTTCCAACAACTGCTGAACCGAACACTAGAAGCAGCCCTCTTGCTAGACATG TTCTTCCAGCCCTTGAATGTCCGGGTAACACTTGTGGGCCTAGAGGCATGGACCCAGCACGACCTGATAGAAATGAGCTCCAACCCAGCTGTCCTGCTAGACAACTTCCTCCGCTGGCGCCAGACAGACTTGCTGCCTCGACTGCCCCATGATAGTGCCCAACTGGTGAC TGTTACTTCCTTCTCTGGGCCCATGGTGGGCATGGCCATTCAGAATTCCATCTGTTCCGCTGACTTCTCAGGAGGTGTGAATATG GACCACTCCACAAGTATCTTAGGAGTTGCCTCCTCGATTGCCCATGAGTTGGGCCACAGCCTGGGTCTAGACCATGATTCACCTGGGCACAGTTGTCCCTGTCCAGGTCCAGCCCCAGCCAAGAGCTGCATCATGGAGGCCTCCACAGA TTTCCTACCAGGTTTGAACTTCAGCAACTGCAGCCGACAGGCCCTGGAAAAAGCCCTCCTAGATGGAATGGGCAGCTGCCTTTTCGAACGGCTACCCAGACTGGTCCCTATGTCCTCTATGTGTGGAAATATGTTTGTGGACCCTGGAGAGCAGTGTGACTGTGGCTTCCCAGAT GAATGCACTGACCCTTGCTGTGACTCTTACACCTGCCAACTGAGGCCAGGAGCGCAGTGTGCATCTGACGGACCTTGTTGTCAAAACTGCAAG TTGCACCCAGCTGGTTGGCAGTGCCGTCCTCCCACAGACGATTGTGATTTGCCTGAGTTCTGCCCAGGAGATAGCTCTCAGTGCCCCCCTGACATCAGGCTTGGGGACGGTGAGCCTTGTGCTAGTGGAGAGGCTGTGTGTATGCACGGGCGCTGTGCCTCCTATGCCCGGCAGTGCCAGTCGCTTTGGGGACCTGGGGCCCAGCCTGCTGCACCTCTCTGCCTCCAAACAGCCAACACTCGGGGGAATGCCTTTGGGAGCTGTGGGCGCAGCCCCAGTGGTAGCTACGTGCCTTGCGCCCCTAG AGATGCCATTTGTGGGCAACTGCAGTGCCAGTGGGGTAGAAGCCAGCCTCTGCTGGGCTCAGTCCAAGACCGGCTCACGGAGATCCTGGAAGCCAATGGGACACAGTTAAACTGCAGCTGGGTGGACCTGGACCTGGGCAATGATGTGGCTCAGCCTCTCCTGGCTCTGCCTGGCACTGCCTGTGGCCCTGGCTTG GTGTGCATGGGCCATCGATGCCAGCCCGTGGATCTCCTGGGAGCACAGGAATGTCGAAGCAAATGCCATGGTCATGGG GTCTGTGACAGCAGCGGACACTGCCACTGTGAGGAGGGCTGGGCACCTCCTGACTGCATGACCCAGCTCAAAG CAACCAGCTCCCTGACCACGGGCCTGCTCCTCAGCCTCCTGCTGTTATTGGTCCTTGTACTACTTGGTGCCAGCTACTGGCACCGTGCCCGCCTGCATCAGCGGCTGTGCCAGCTCAAGGGATCCAGCTGCCAGTATAG GCTGCGCTGGCTGACCGATCCAATCCCCCCACTCGCCCTCTGCCTGCTGACCCTGTGGTGA